The following are encoded in a window of Cervus canadensis isolate Bull #8, Minnesota chromosome 11, ASM1932006v1, whole genome shotgun sequence genomic DNA:
- the LOC122450573 gene encoding olfactory receptor 5W2-like, with translation MDTGNCSSLTEFIFLGITDNTENKVILFTVFLLVYLVTLLANLGMITLIRMDPQLHTPMYFFLSHLSFCDLSISTAVGPKMLVDIFAKNRSIPFYGCALQLLVLYTFIDCECLLLAVMAYDRYKAVSSPLLYAVSMSSRLCSLLMAGVYLVSIAETLIHMTLAFRLCFCGSNEINHFFCDVAPLLLLSCSDTQVNELLIFTAFGFIELSTISGVLVSYCYIILSVLKIHSAKGGIKAFSTCISHLTSVAIFQGTMLFMYFRSSSSYSLDEDKMTSLFYTLVIPMLNPLIYSLRNKDVKQTLKKLKNKQF, from the coding sequence ATGGACACGGGGAATTGCTCCTCCTTAACtgaattcattttcttgggaATTACGGATAACACTGAGAACAAAGTGATTCTATTTACTGTGTTTCTCCTTGTTTATCTCGTTACTCTTCTGGCAAATCTCGGAATGATAACCCTGATTCGGATGGATCCCCAGCTGCACacgcccatgtacttcttcctcagccaCCTCTCCTTCTGTGACCTCAGCATTTCCACAGCCGTCGGCCCCAAGATGCTGGTGGACATATTTGCTAAGAACAGATCGATTCCCTTCTATGGCTGTGCCCTGCAATTACTGGTGCTCTATACCTTTATAGACTGTGAGTGTCTCCTGCTGgcagtgatggcctatgaccggtaCAAGGCCGTCAGCAGCCCCTTGCTCTATGCGGTCAGCATGTCCAGCAGGCTGTGCTCCCTGCTCATGGCGGGGGTTTACCTGGTGAGCATAGCAGAGACTTTGATACACATGACATTAGCCTTCCGCTTATGTTTCTGTGGGTCAAATGAGATTAATCACTTTTTTTGTGATGTTGCTCCTCTTCTATTGCTATCTTGTTCAGATACGCAGGTCAATGAGTTACTGATATTTACTGCTTTTGGCTTCATTGAACTGAGTACAATTTCAGGAGTTCTTGTCTCTTATTGTTATATTATCCTATCAGTCTTGAAGATCCACTCTGCCAAAGGGGGGATCAAAGCTTTCTCTACCTGCATCTCTCACCTAACCTCTGTGGCAATTTTCCAGGGAACAATGCTCTTCATGTATTTCAGGTCAAGTTCTTCCTACTCTCTAGATGAAGACAAAATGACCTCTTTGTTTTACACCCTTGTGATTCCCATGTTAAACCCTCTGATTTACAGCCTAAGGAATAAGGATGTGAAACAAACCctgaaaaaattgaagaataagcagttttaa